From Deltaproteobacteria bacterium GWC2_65_14, one genomic window encodes:
- a CDS encoding cobalamin biosynthesis protein CbiM, translating into MHMSDALLSPAVGGTFWAGTAAAVGWCSRRVGKRIDDRTVPLMGVAAAFVFAVQMINFSIPGTGSSGHLGGGMILAALLGPHAAFLAMASVLTVQALFFADGGLLALGCNIWNLGVYPCFVAFPFLFRPLARSGSASRITLASVASAVGGLQLGAFSVVLQTLVSGRSELPFGPFLLMMLPIHLAIGLVEGFVTAGVLRYVGAARPGILGWQEEERTLPSRKRVLLLLGLLALLSAGFLSWFASTDPDGLEWSISRVAGKAGLGETSGETGEALKHLQEKTAILPDYGFRPKKEPGEETSSALPPGRSAPDVGTTVSGLVGSGIVLLLTILIGGTIRRLRKRTSARTPG; encoded by the coding sequence ATGCACATGTCGGACGCCCTGCTCTCCCCCGCGGTGGGAGGAACCTTCTGGGCCGGGACGGCGGCGGCGGTCGGATGGTGCTCCCGCAGGGTCGGAAAACGGATCGACGATCGCACGGTTCCCCTCATGGGAGTGGCCGCCGCGTTCGTGTTCGCCGTCCAGATGATCAACTTCTCGATCCCGGGCACCGGGTCGAGCGGACATCTCGGGGGCGGCATGATCCTCGCCGCCCTTCTCGGTCCCCATGCGGCCTTCCTCGCGATGGCCTCCGTCCTCACCGTCCAGGCGCTGTTCTTCGCCGACGGGGGACTGCTCGCCCTGGGGTGCAACATCTGGAACCTCGGCGTCTACCCCTGCTTCGTGGCGTTCCCCTTCCTGTTCCGCCCCCTCGCCCGGTCCGGAAGCGCTTCCCGGATCACCCTGGCCTCGGTGGCATCCGCCGTCGGGGGACTTCAGCTCGGCGCTTTCTCCGTCGTGCTTCAGACCCTGGTTTCGGGCCGGAGCGAGCTTCCGTTCGGTCCCTTCCTCCTGATGATGCTTCCCATCCACCTCGCGATCGGGCTGGTCGAAGGGTTCGTGACCGCCGGAGTTCTCCGGTACGTCGGGGCGGCCCGCCCCGGGATCCTCGGATGGCAGGAGGAGGAGCGGACCCTCCCCTCCCGGAAGAGGGTCCTGTTGCTCCTCGGCCTCCTCGCCCTGCTGTCGGCCGGATTCCTGTCGTGGTTCGCCTCGACCGACCCCGACGGGCTCGAGTGGTCGATCTCCCGCGTGGCCGGAAAGGCGGGGCTGGGCGAAACGTCCGGCGAAACCGGAGAAGCGCTGAAACACCTTCAGGAGAAGACCGCGATCCTCCCGGACTACGGATTCCGGCCGAAGAAAGAGCCGGGGGAAGAGACCTCCTCCGCCCTCCCCCCCGGCCGATCCGCCCCCGACGTCGGGACGACCGTGTCGGGCCTCGTGGGATCGGGGATCGTCCTGCTCCTGACGATCCTGATCGGAGGAACGATCCGCCGGCTCCGGAAACGGACCTCC
- a CDS encoding nickel-responsive regulator — translation MPGVTRFGVSLDEALLKRFDRLILRKGYANRSEAIRDLIREAFVREQWESGTGEAVGTITLVYDHDTRDLSDKLTDLQHAHFETIVSTLHVHLDAHHCLEVLVLRGKAADLKRIADRLIGTRGVKHGTFSATAEGTALT, via the coding sequence ATGCCCGGTGTCACCCGGTTCGGCGTATCTCTGGACGAAGCCCTCCTGAAGCGGTTCGACCGCCTGATCCTGCGGAAGGGATACGCCAACCGCTCGGAGGCGATCCGGGACCTGATCCGGGAGGCCTTCGTCCGGGAGCAGTGGGAATCGGGGACCGGAGAGGCGGTGGGCACGATCACCCTCGTGTACGATCACGACACCCGCGACCTGTCGGACAAGCTGACCGACCTTCAGCACGCCCATTTCGAGACGATCGTTTCCACCCTGCACGTCCACCTCGACGCCCATCATTGCCTCGAAGTCCTGGTGCTGCGCGGCAAGGCGGCGGACCTGAAACGGATCGCCGACCGGCTGATCGGCACCCGGGGAGTCAAGCACGGCACCTTTTCCGCGACGGCGGAGGGAACGGCGCTGACCTGA